A genome region from Bufo gargarizans isolate SCDJY-AF-19 chromosome 2, ASM1485885v1, whole genome shotgun sequence includes the following:
- the LOC122925708 gene encoding microtubule-associated protein 1A-like, which translates to DAFNISHSAKGEDEYLEVSDRASEVSSSLTRFSPLSPQKDALYSNISVQQYTEVDCQKRDSQSLSETSSEASTPVKKDTTEGFYSQMISGYAAEADPVVRNLWDVSPLVPADAIRSSDEKDVTDDLESSCSYDMDDCTLPCRVECKKTSCTSDTVKETITVHEDITQGESAGAAYSPSKDLTSFLPHQQEESTANGPTEINNVPELFQHSQYVDKQMYSSDLRDEKLSPDSDTESSPYFEEDTEKPDRPSTLMSPEHTFHPYFSDARRARGSEDHGDASHEVETCMGTSTEYEHKLSSSEYMHRKGELSPSFINPSPLDLSDDSDVSQDQGHPSVKGRTHHVKKRLVEGGTADETPPTSVSDSGSSQSDSDVPPETEECPSITADAAMDSDEDADFLPVDKAMGNSHHSNPRQGHDPHPAPMMDPCPHPPHPDVCMVDPEMLVNELNPVKGDKVLKKDLKDKTKGVRKPLSKPKSTSPARKLEPKGKRSPTLSKQTSRETTDKSLKNATVKKETTEKSLKTRSTLQMHSSREEKEDISKSSNLGKLVNGVRSTGTSSSKTSSTIPPGPPVYVDLAYIPNHCNGKNTDLEFFKRVRAAYYVVSGNDAANGEPSRAVLDALLEGKSQWGENLQVTLIPTHDTEVTREWYQQTHEKQQELNIMVLASSSTVVMQDESFPACKIEF; encoded by the exons GATGCATTCAATATATCACATTCTGCAAAGGGAGAGGATGAGTACTTAGAGGTCTCTGACAGAGCTTCTGAAGTAAGTTCATCTTTAACCAGATTTTCACCTCTAAGTCCCCAGAAAGATGCTTTATATTCTAATATCTCTGTTCAACAGTATACTGAGGTGGACTGCCAGAAACGTGATTCTCAAAGTTTGTCAGAAACATCATCTGAAGCTAGCACACCAGTTAAAAAGGACACTACTGAAGGTTTTTACTCACAAATGATTAGTGGCTATGCAGCAGAGGCAGATCCAGTTGTAAGGAATTTATGGGATGTATCACCTCTTGTTCCTGCTGATGCTATCAGGTCTTCAGATGAAAAAGATGTCACTGACGATCTTGAATCTTCATGTTCCTATGACATGGATGACTGCACATTACCATGCAGAGTTGAATGTAAAAAGACCTCTTGCACATCTGATACAGTAAAAGAAACCATCACTGTACATGAGGATATTACACAGGGAGAAAGTGCAGGAGCAGCATATTCACCATCTAAGGATCTTACATCATTTTTACCCCATCAACAGGAAGAATCAACAGCAAATGGCCCGACTGAGATTAACAATGTGCCAGAATTATTCCAACACTCACAATATGTTGACAAACAGATGTACTCTTCTGATTTAAGAGATGAAAAGTTATCTCCAGATTCAGATACAGAATCTTCACCATACTTTGAGGAAGATACAGAAAAACCTGACAGACCTTCTACACTCATGTCTCCAGAACACACATTTCATCCTTATTTTTCTGATGCACGGAGAGCTAGAGGATCTGAAGATCATGGAGATGCTTCCCATGAAGTTGAAACATGTATGGGTACATCAACTGAGTATGAACACAAATTATCTTCATCAGAATATATGCATAGGAAGGGGGAACTTTCTCCATCTTTCATCAATCCTAGCCCTCTTGACCTTTCGGATGACAGTGATGTTTCACAAGATCAGGGTCACCCTTCAGTTAAGGGAAGGACCCATCATGTAAAGAAACGTTTAGTTGAGGGTGGTACAGCTGATGAAACACCTCCAACATCTGTCAGTGATTCAGGATCATCTCAGTCAGACTCAGATGTTCCACCTGAAACAGAAGAATGTCCATCTATAACAGCTGATGCTGCAATGGACTCTGATGAAGACGCAGACTTTCTACCTGTAGATAAAGCAATGGGAAACTCTCATCACAGTAATCCAAGACAAGGCCATGATCCACATCCAGCACCAATGATGGATCCCtgccctcatcctcctcatccagatgtcTGCATGGTAGATCCTGAAATGCTAGTTAATGAGTTAAATCCTGTAAAAGGAGACAAGGTACTTAAAAAGGATCTAAAAGACAAAACTAAGGGTGTGAGGAAACCTTTAAGTAAACCAAAATCAACCTCTCCAGCTAGGAAACTAGAGCCTAAGGGAAAACGTTCTCCAACACTATCGAAACAGACATCACGGGAGACTACAGACAAATCTCTAAAAAATGCAACGGTGAAGAAGGAAACAACAGAAAAATCTCTGAAGACAAGAAGTACATTGCAAATGCATTCTTCAAGAGAAGAGAAAGAAGATATATCTAAAAGCAGTAATTTAGGCAAACTGGTAAACGGTGTCAGATCAACAG GAACAAGCAGCTCTAAAACCAGCTCTACTATTCCTCCTGGTCCACCAGTGTATGTGGATTTGGCATACATCCCTAATCACTGCAATGGCAAAAATACTGATCTGGAGTTCTTTAAGAGAGTTCGAGCGGCGTATTATGTTGTGAGCGGAAATGATGCAGCGAACGGGGAACCTAGCCGAGCTGTACTGGACGCACTCTTGGAAGGGAAGTCCCAGTGGGGAGAAAACTTGCAA GTGACGTTAATCCCAACGCATGACACAGAGGTGACCCGTGAATGGTACCAACAGACccatgagaaacagcaagaactgAATATAATGGTCTTAGCTAGCAGCAGTACTGTAGTGATGCAAGACGAATCCTTCCCAGCATGCAAAATCGAGTTTTAA
- the LOC122927585 gene encoding microtubule-associated protein 1A-like: protein MDGVSEFADYVSETVDVPSPFDLLEPPNSGGFLKLSKPCCYIFPGGRGDSALFAVNGFNILIDGGSERKSCFWKLVRHLDRIDSILLTHIGADNLPGINGLLQRKIAEQDEEQSQGSTAYSDWMKNLISPELGVVFFNVPDKLKMPESSMKVKRSIEEACLTLQYLNKLGIKSEPLYRVVSNTIEPITLFHKMGVGRLDMYVLNPVKDSKEMQFLMQKWAGNSKAKTGIILANGKEGEISVPYLTSITALVVWLPASPTEKIVRVLFPGNAPQNKILEGLEKLKHLDFLRYPVATQKDISSGGPSSTGKHTKIKQRADSKESLKSSTRPSTGKPGKKEDISEELAKDIKLDITKEKQEKKIKESADKHIEKPLKTEKIKTESIDSAKLEKRKLLKEKTGKKFIKDKISKLDEKKDKEKKEIKKEKIDIKKENIKKEEKKDVKKEEKKREVKLEAKKLLKPDLRPFTPEVRKTLHKAKVPGKLRTEKAKSKPEKDVTTEQKVSYVQQVHMEKLPQMADIAEQRSVMSSPEDLTKDFEELKHEDNLEQSITKEDDTALSEQKTIENRPSDMLMIQSQLKDEIMLDEVTSDKKSPLESPDEGITTTDVEGDSQHEEKLMYQADETTEMVDEGAAMEEPAEMAEFEEDINTEEETTPDVDNVRVPSRNKFESMPTLDIQDLEMDEDKENDLDEKGIFDRKQKEQIIVQCEDDYIGKNAEDDKETEKNIDVVEKADVEEMEEYSEDPREDLKRKDAEYTGNFSEQEENMSIGFTMSLQKETDAEVNIYDKNVSKEPSYLTGVPGSSGTATEHISYIQDETIPGYSETEQTISDEEIHDEQEERIPHLQYDVGSYDISVPDHPGSFEAIHGIKAVSSSEVPTKGYVMQESEIVGYSTNIVAAPLAEEEHVSSATSITECDKLSSFATSVAEDQSMASITAPKTEETGKSSLLLDTANSIPSSHTEATQGIEYLPSAGTISPTSSLEEDKCFKSPPAEDFQSLMAAGKDHLSGPAQDEELDDETTNFETHGKKHYSPLLFSEHEASEVQYASSIDMKISSVISGGEVDKVDSSFGEAEERCLSPDDSTVKMASPTQSGPTSTGHTPSHQSPIEDRSETTQAELFEAADILKNEKKDEKQVLYESSEESREHLDKPITQKEVPFGGSVQDSDVKSLLNAGASYTCDLDTEYFVKGSSVPVTKEMMETKGEIIPQKNIDNDNRCMDNEKNDLTKDGVFSTSSEPYMQLEDLVSSEEVSHDYLLSTHKETDSNLLQSISPQQMSAAYSDYSEVMEQSHEKDDTSTESSKQDIFLEDAKSLSFTEQGKEDDTSLQMSLIEQSPIVNETYQGSPTRETYLDDESPFQLKDQTQKEDMKCSSDEISAECVNPLLSVTKSFGEEQKHLEAVDTPFQDSAQFFMTPESKEDKQTFSEVHSEESSVAKTHSYHSDSQVQQKEEKSLLISSSTPDDSESFSFADHSPLKGDSIEISITENQESCPFQEPYKDFHHSESSLSSVKSAENVLEKKEISYESRKDTYNDDDIDNEKSYETENIYMKQMTSDKRVWFTEERFEEEQEKTQYLRNENYKLRYTEEGESTFLEDTLDWEEQSKEHSSFSLDAVNQEAANKTDSDILHKEYAHFQEEKHSQEPLDYSGESKVQLEESVSQIEAPYHSQDENILDRFPYVTTASSDTLVTQHDGDNVPTIFKDSNTECVQVKLQSVGKGFEEHESEEEDGYPYSQTTRDLPVASFESDFINKKCDLQLGEEMIDVFDKYEHSEVVEPVKPSYSFHEDKQHDVKEKSPQQLSAGSCPLQEQTKQEYKDYDYSSKESKEQEYVETSYKETTFSKNNMDFGFGEYSDEPKVDIFSKRDKKASPSLLDTGLNSSCSPYELFSQEKESFGAMKKGTVEEREPTPYPNDKSFQYAEIYEKIVASGVEHIIEEAEPSSASYLQKDKAEIPTLDTEISKHELLSHISSKEEESHLYTSAEKELSSPVSPKEKGVSATFEYSERHEHFLASTDSSKKTNSLSAEKTEKSHIEGPYQKTQTENECIVFSLGTDPSSETYTGEHEHHEKSTYLHAHHDDDYDDEDDDEDNISSASQNIPQAESRLPEIKDSYYEKTEVLEENASDSELEKGANEKSEKETKYPGDSVHPAYTYGQENENNLSNFGIQSEVKVVDHDHYNVQTEMKTLGLSDTHALGSFARAEYSFHEDKCEKEDTDYTYSPFASKSESTKDPNQTCFQREYQQSQTSSESYIVSQVSESCTLSGKDKPTFSGLVDHEATVSASAYSPGAFSVIEKEIGESSDLYKIQQQSLICAESKDLG, encoded by the coding sequence ATGGATGGTGTTTCAGAATTTGCAGACTATGTCTCAGAGACAGTTGATGTTCCCTCTCCTTTTGATCTCTTGGAACCACCAAATTCAGGTGGATTTTTGAAGTTGTCAAAGCCATGTTGTTACATATTTCCAGGAGGAAGGGGAGACTCCGCCCTTTTTGCTGTCAATGGATTTAATATCCTGATAGATGGTGGCTCAGAAAGAAAATCTTGTTTCTGGAAGTTGGTTCGGCATTTGGATAGGATTGATTCCATATTGCTCACACATATTGGAGCAGATAATCTGCCTGGAATAAATGGACTTCTTCAACGAAAGATAGCCGAACAAGATGAAGAACAATCTCAGGGCTCCACTGCATATAGCGACTGGATGAAGAACCTCATATCCCCAGAACTGGGGGTAGTGTTTTTTAATGTCCCAGATAAACTGAAAATGCCTGAATCTAGTATGAAAGTTAAAAGAAGCATTGAAGAAGCTTGTCTGACACTACAGTACTTAAATAAACTAGGAATTAAATCTGAACCTTTATACAGGGTAGTTAGTAACACAATAGAGCCCATAACATTGTTTCACAAAATGGGAGTTGGTAGGTTGGATATGTATGTCCTGAATCCAGTAAAAGACAGCAAAGAAATGCAGTTTTTAATGCAGAAATGGGCTGGAAACAGCAAAGCAAAAACCGGTATTATTTTAGCAAATGGTAAAGAGGGTGAAATTTCAGTACCATATCTTACATCTATCACTGCCCTTGTTGTTTGGCTCCCTGCTAGCCCAACAGAAAAAATAGTGCGCGTTTTGTTTCCTGGAAATGCTCCACAAAATAAGATCCTAGAAGGTCTAGAAAAGCTAAAACATTTAGATTTCCTAAGATATCCAGTTGCAACACAAAAAGATATATCCAGTGGTGGACCCTCATCTACTGGTAAGCACACAAAAATAAAGCAAAGGGCTGACAGCAAGGAAAGTCTGAAGTCCTCTACACGACCAAGCACAGGTAAGCCAGGTAAAAAAGAAGATATTTCTGAAGAACTGGCTAAAGATATTAAACTGGATATTACGAAAGAAAAGCAAGAGAAAAAAATCAAAGAATCCGCAGATAAACATATCGAGAAACCTTTAAAAACTGAAAAGATAAAAACAGAGTCAATTGACTCAGCAAAATTAGAAAAGAGAAAACTTTTGAAAGAAAAAACAGGCAAAAAATTTATCAAGGATAAGATTTCCAAACTCGATGAAAAGAAGgataaagaaaagaaagaaataaaaaaagaaaagatagatataaaaaaagaaaatataaagaaggaagaaaagaaagatgtaaagaaggaagagaaaaaaagGGAAGTTAAACTTGAAGCTAAGAAGTTACTAAAACCTGACTTACGACCATTTACTCCCGAAGTGAGAAAAACATTACACAAAGCAAAGGTTCCTGGAAAACTCAGAACCGAAAAAGCTAAAAGTAAACCTGAAAAAGATGTCACAACTGAACAAAAAGTAAGTTATGTACAACAAGTACATATGGAAAAGTTACCACAAATGGCTGATATAGCAGAGCAAAGATCAGTTATGTCTTCTCCAGAGGATCTAACCAAGGACTTTGAAGAGTTGAAGCATGAAGACAACCTAGAACAATCCATTACAAAAGAAGATGACACCGCTCTTTCAGAACAAAAAACTATTGAAAATAGACCATCAGATATGTTAATGATTCAAAGTCAGTTGAAAGACGAAATCATGTTAGATGAAGTAACATCTGATAAGAAAAGCCCACTTGAATCCCCAGATGAAGGTATCACGACCACTGATGTAGAAGGAGACTCGCAGCATGAAGAGAAACTAATGTATCAAGCAGATGAGACAACTGAAATGGTTGACGAAGGTGCAGCAATGGAGGAACCTGCTGAGATGGCAGAATTTGAGGAAGATATAAATACAGAAGAAGAAACTACTCCAGATGTTGATAACGTGAGAGTACCAAGCAGAAACAAATTTGAATCAATGCCAACCTTAGACATTCAAGACTTAGAGATggatgaagataaggaaaatgaCCTGGATGAAAAGGGAATATTCGATAGAAAACAAAAAGAACAAATTATTGTACAATGTGAAGAtgattatattggcaaaaatgcagaagatgacaaagaaactgaaaaaaatatagatgtagtggaaAAAGCAGATGTAGAAGAAATGGAAGAATATTCTGAAGACCCTAGAGAGGATCTGAAGCGAAAGGATGCTGAATACACAGGGAACTTCAGTGAACAGGAAGAAAACATGTCCATTGGTTTTACAATGTCATTGCAAAAAGAGACTGATGCAGAAGTAAACATATATGACAAAAATGTATCAAAGGAGCCATCATACTTAACTGGTGTCCCTGGATCATCTGGAACTGCTACAGAACACATATCTTACATCCAAGATGAAACAATACCAGGTTATTCCGAAACAGAACAAACAATTTCTGATGAGGAAATACATGATGAACAGGAAGAACGAATTCCTCATTTACAGTATGATGTAGGCAGTTATGATATTTCTGTCCCAGACCATCCTGGGTCATTTGAGGCaatacatggcatcaaagcagttTCATCTTCTGAGGTGCCTACAAAAGGTTATGTTATGCAAGAATCAGAAATAGTGGGTTATTCTACTAATATTGTTGCTGCTCCACTTGCAGAGGAGGAACACGTTTCTTCAGCAACATCTATAACTGAGTGTGACAAACTGTCTTCTTTTGCTACATCCGTTGCAGAAGACCAGTCTATGGCTTCTATTACTGCACCAAAAACTGAAGAGACTGGAAAAAGTTCTTTACTACTTGATACAGCAAACAGTATTCCATCTTCTCACACTGAGGCGACTCAAGGAATAGAATATTTGCCATCTGCAGGCACTATATCACCCACATCCTCTCTAGAAGAGGACAAATGTTTTAAATCCCCTCCAGCAGAAGATTTTCAGTCTTTGATGGCTGCTGGAAAAGACCATCTGAGTGGCCCCGCACAGGATGAAGAACTTGATGATGAGACAACAAATTTTGAGACACATGGTAAAAAACACTATAGTCCActtttattttctgaacatgaagCTAGTGAAGTGCAATATGCTAGTAGTATAGATATGAAGATATCTTCTGTTATTTCTGGAGGTGAAGTGGACAAAGTTGATTCAAGCTTTGGAGAAGCTGAAGAAAGATGCTTAAGTCCTGATGACAGCACTGTAAAAATGGCATCTCCAACTCAGTCGGGTCCTACAAGCACAGGACATACCCCTTCTCACCAATCCCCTATAGAGGACAGGTCTGAAACTACACAAGCTGAACTCTTTGAAGCAGCAGATAtacttaaaaatgagaaaaaggaTGAAAAACAAGTATTATATGAGTCATCTGAAGAAAGTAGAGAACACTTGGATAAGCCAATCACACAAAAAGAAGTGCCTTTTGGAGGTTCTGTGCAGGATTCAGATGTGAAAAGTTTGCTAAATGCAGGGGCATCATATACTTGTGATCTAGACACTGAATATTTTGTTAAAGgctcatcagtgccagtgacCAAAGAAATGATGGAAACCAAGGGAGAAATAATTCCTCAGAAAAATATTGACAATGATAATAGATGTATGGacaatgaaaaaaatgatttaactaAGGATGGAGTGTTTTCAACAAGTTCAGAGCCATACATGCAACTTGAAGATTTAGTTTCATCTGAGGAAGTCTCACATGATTATTTATTGTCCACCCATAAAGAAACAGATTCTAATCTACTGCAGTCAATATCACCCCAACAAATGTCAGCAGCGTATAGTGATTATTCTGAAGTCATGGAGCAAAGTCATGAAAAAGATGATACATCAACTGAGAGCTCTAAACAAGACATTTTCCTAGAAGATGCAAAATCACTTTCTTTTACAGAACAAGGAAAAGAAGATGATACATCCTTACAGATGTCTTTAATAGAACAAAGTCCAATTGTAAATGAAACATATCAAGGAAGCCCCACAAGAGAAACATATTTAGATGATGAAAGTCCTTTTCAGTTGAAAGATCAAACTCAAAAGGAAGACATGAAATGTTCATCAGATGAAATATCAGCAGAATGTGTGAATCCTTTGCTGTCTGTGACGAAAAGCTTTGGTGAGGAACAAAAACATCTGGAGGCAGTTGATACACCATTTCAAGATAGTGCTCAATTCTTTATGACACCTGAATCTAAAGAGGATAAACAAACATTTTCAGAAGTCCATTCAGAAGAGTCGTCAGTGGCAAAGACACATTCATATCATTCTGACAGTCAGGTCcagcaaaaagaagaaaaatctcTTCTAATTTCTTCTTCGACCCCTGATGACTCAGAGTCATTTTCTTTTGCAGACCATAGCCCTCTCAAAGGTGATTCAATTGAAATAAGTATTACAGAAAACCAAGAATCTTGTCCTTTTCAAGAGCCATACAAGGATTTCCACCATTCTGAATCTTCTCTTAGCTCTGTAAAATCAGCAGAAAATGTATTAGAAAAGAAAGAAATCTCATACGAATCCAGAAAAGATACATATAATGATGATGACATTGATAATGAAAAGTCCTATGAAACTGAAAACATTTATATGAAACAGATGACCAGTGACAAGAGAGTGTGGTTTACAGAAGAACGGTTTGAAGAAGAACAAGAAAAAACTCAATACTTAAGAAACGAAAACTATAAACTGCGTTATACTGAAGAAGGCGAAAGCACATTTCTTGAGGATACCCTTGATTGGGAAGAGCAGTCTAAAGAACACTCTTCTTTCAGTTTAGATGCTGTAAACCAAGAAGCAGCTAATAAAACAGATTCAGATATATTACATAAAGAATATGCACATTTCCAAGAGGAAAAGCATTCACAAGAGCCACTGGATTATTCAGGTGAAAGCAAAGTTCAACTTGAAGAGTCAGTTTCACAAATAGAAGCTCCATATCATTCTCAGGATGAAAACATTTTAGACAGATTTCCCTATGTAACAACAGCTTCATCTGATACATTGGTAACACAGCATGACGGAGATAATGTACCTACAATCTTTAAGGATAGCAATACAGAATGTGTACAAGTGAAATTACAGTCTGTGGGAAAAGGTTTTGAAGAGCATGAATCAGAAGAAGAAGATGGGTATCCATACTCACAGACTACCCGTGACCTCCCAGTTGCTTCCTTTGAAAGTGATTTCATAAACAAAAAATGTGATCTTCAACTTGGAGAAGAAATGATTGATGTTTTTGACAAATATGAACATTCTGAAGTGGTGGAACCAGTAAAACCAAGTTACAGCTTTCACGAGGATAAACAGCATGATGTAAAAGAAAAGTCACCACAGCAGCTGTCTGCAGGTAGCTGTCCATTACAAGAACAAACCAAACAGGAATACAAAGACTATGATTATTCTTCTAAAGAAAGTAAAGAGCAAGAATATGTTGAAACATCATACAAAGAGACCACATTTTCTAAAAACAATATGGACTTTGGTTTCGGAGAATATAGTGATGAACCTAAAGTAGATATTTTCTCCAAACGGGACAAAAAAGCTTCCCCAAGTTTGTTGGATACTGGCTTAAACTCATCTTGTAGCCCATATGAATTATTTTCCCAAGAGAAAGAATCATTTGGTGCCATGAAAAAAGGAACAGTTGAAGAAAGAGAGCCAACCCCTTATCCAAATGACAAGTCTTTTCAGTATGCTGAGATATATGAGAAGATAGTTGCTTCTGGAGTTGAACATATCATAGAGGAGGCAGAACCTAGCAGTGCCAGTTATCTACAGAAAGACAAGGCAGAGATACCAACTTTAGACACAGAAATATCCAAACATGAATTACTCAGTCACATATCTTCAAAAGAAGAGGAATCTCATTTATATACCTCAGCTGAGAAGGAACTCTCTTCACCAGTATCGCCTAAAGAAAAAGGAGTCAGTGCCACTTTTGAATATTCAGAAAGACATGAACATTTCTTAGCAAGTACAGATAGCAGTAAAAAGACAAATAGTTTGTctgctgaaaaaactgaaaaatcacACATAGAAGGGCCATATCAAAAAACACAAACAGAAAATGAGTGTATTGTCTTCTCACTTGGAACAGATCCCTCATCAGAAACATATACAGGAGAACATGAACACCATGAAAAATCTACCTACCTTCATGCACATCATGATGATGattatgatgatgaggatgatgatgaagaTAACATTAGTTCAGCTAGTCAGAATATTCCCCAAGCCGAATCACGACTTCCTGAGATTAAAGACTCATATTATGAgaaaacagaagtattggaaGAAAATGCAAGTGATTCTGAACTAGAGAAAGGAGCCAATGAAAAATCTGAAAAGGAAACTAAATACCCCGGAGATAGTGTACATCCAGCGTACACCTATGGTCAAGAAAATGAAAACAACCTGTCTAATTTTGGTATTCAATCAGAGGTAAAAGTTGTAGACCATGATCACTATAATGTCCAGACTGAAATGAAAACTCTAGGCCTAAGTGACACTCATGCTCTTGGCTCATTTGCAAGAGCAGAATATAGTTTCCATGAAGATAAATGTGAAAAAGAAGATACAGACTACACATATTCTCCTTTTGCATCAAAAAGTGAGTCTACAAAAGATCCAAATCAAACTTGTTTCCAAAGAGAATACCAACAGTCACAAACCAGTAGTGAAagctacattgtaagtcaggtaTCAGAAAGCTGTACCCTCAGTGGTAAGGATAAACCAACTTTCTCTGGTTTGGTAGATCATGAGGCTACAGTTTCAGCATCAGCATATTCCCCTGGAGCATTTTCAGTCATAGAAAAGGAAATTGGAGAATCTTCTGACTTATACAAGATTCAGCAACAATCATTGATATGTGCAGAGTCAAAAGATTTAGGATAA